The DNA region tccatcttttctTCCGCAGAGTACGACATCCCCGTGTTCGAAAAGTCGGGGAAAGGGGGGACGTACCCCCGCAGATACGGAATTCCCTTCGGCCTTCAGGATTATAGTGACGGtgggtgtttttcttttcttactgaCCCAAACATTTTGGCTGTGAGTAAGGGGGGTGTCACAGGTCCTGATTTTTCGCGCAGGAAGGAAGACCTTCCCCCGAGCTCGGAGAACGCAGGTCCACGGCTTCCGCTCGCCGGTCAGCTTCAGCCCGACGGAGCAGTCGCCCAGCaccagcagcggcagcagcgtCTTTACCCCCGACCTGGAGGAGGCCCCCGGGCCCGCCAGGCGGCGGCGGGGCAGCGACATTGAGCCCAACCTCAACCCCCCGACGGCTCCCACCCTCTCAGTCATGGACATCAGCCCGCCCAGCCGCTGTGAGCCCAGTTCACCAGTGAATACGGCCGCTGTAGAACCCGATGATCCGCTTTTATCTGATGCGTTCTGTCCGCTCTGTGTGTGCAGCTCCGCGGGCGCCGACCAACTGGCGGCTGGGGAAACTTCTGGGTCAGGGGGCGTTCGGACGGGTCTTCCTCTGCTATGACGCAGATACCGGCCGGGAGCTGGCGGTCAAACAGGTCCAGTTTGACCCGGAGAGCCCAGAGACCAGCAAGGTGCGTGCCGGCTTCACGCGCTGAGGGTGAGCGGCGGCTGGGGGCGGGGCCGGTCCCGTTGTGATGCTGTCTTTCTTTTCCCGCCCCTTTAGGAGGTCAGCGCCCTGGAGTGTGAAATCCAGCTCCTGAAGAACCTGTGTCACGAGCGGATCGTGCAGTACTACGGCTGCCTGCGGGACACCATGGAGCGCACGCTCTCCATCTTCATGGAGCACATGCCCGGAGTCGGTGTCGCTTTATACCAGTGTTAACGCTCCGCTTTGCATGCTTAAAGACTCTGTGATTCTCACCATGCTGCTCGTCTCTCAGGGCTCCATTAAGGACCAGCTGAAGTCGTACGGAGCGCTGACGGAAAACGTGACGCGCCGCTACACCCGGCAGATCCTGGAGGGGGTTTCCTACCTGCACAGCAACATGATCGTCCACAGGGACATCAAAGGTGAGCTGACCCGGAAACGATTTCCCACTGCGGTGCAGGATGAAGCTGAGTGACTGTTCTCCGCTCAGGAGCCAACATCCTGCGCGACTCGGTGGGAAACGTGAAGCTGGGAGACTTCGGGGCCAGCAGGCGGCTGCAGACCATCTGCCTGTCAGGAACAGGCATCAAGTCGGTGACCGGCACCCCCTACTGGATGAGCCCGGAGGTGATCAGCGGCGAGGGCTACGGCAGGAAGGCCGACATCTGGTGAGATCAcagcagtgttaatttcgtcagttttttttaatttagtcttagtcttagtcacaatgtcgaaaatcaattttagtcttagtcaaattttaatcattttagtcattttagtcaacactgtgcagaatagaacttctccacacactgcttctcttttttaCATATATCACACCACCACcatgatcaatcattatcatgcaggttgttttgttgtccttcgcgttgtaaacgaaatggctccatacatccaggcgttgttttcgcccagctccaacaaaccgtataccggtatccgagcccgacgccatgactggactgcaaagGTGAACTAGCTACGGTTAAGTTATAGCTAGCTACCGGCTACGTTACTTGACATGGGAAGGGCCTAAACTCAACTGAACTAGCCGCGCGAGGCACTGTGGGAccgtgcagggacaaacagggcaacagcgcgtaatcttctatgaagttaaagaaacacttatattaacaattacaaatgaattataaacaattacattttttaatgtccattcgtgcatggcttgtaaatttcgtcttgtcttaagccctattcggacgggactagtttaatggggggacctggggtaaagtaataataaccgggaaatctagtcccgtccgaacgcgccatgtcagtaaagatagcggagtatgtcggtaaactttgccgagaattctacctcctgtgaaacggtccggagtatctaccataggtaatactaatcccgtgcgaatgcgaccttcggtaataagtacggaatatgtcgtcacatccttttaaagagagaaacaattaggtgtgtctgtttgcaaacatggaggttctggatgaagcgctgcttgcaagcacgcatgtacggaagtgaaatgaagacgtgcatagcatccaggatgtgacggttgtgcgtaaccaacaactcctcccatgttagatgaatattacagggatttcttgtcccgtccgaattggtcatttcttctccctggtgtcgtctggttaaccaacattaccatacgtccccccattgaactagtcccgtccgaatagggcttaaagggatggttcgggatatttgacatgaatctgtatggcatcaccataaccagtgtcgtgcattcaaactgacttacccccgacagtgtcctgtgagccgagttcttgtccagtgttggtcaaggcgaaagtagtccggcttgtttgctggggtcaagaaattagcgcgtttttcttcccaaaacagtacatgtgctaaagagtgatttatttcatcacaaaaaccgaagccggcaaaagtcactcctcgttatcacttgggccctactgtctctcgttgtgtatcagtgcgcacgtcattctgaccgcgagctgtgcgcacgagtcgattcactttgtttactgctcgggaagatgtctgactacgagagcgacgaggaacatattgacttccgttcagagccaagggggtatctttatgaacccgtttatactgaggaggaagttcgccaaatggacttagatcgggcagaaagagagagggtggacagagaagtgatggaaacagaagctggagccactgctggagctgcgatacccagggtggccaacaaatcctggtgcacttgtttgaagtgcgaagtaatgcagacagaggtggaatgttactgctgccacgagtgggatttagttatgccccagatacaaaacctttccatagatgaggatgtcggcggccgcgggacagctgctgcctgcatcacaaataacggtgacttccctgcactcctgaatgcaggcgtctgagaacttttttccatgttcccaagatcaactagaagaggcgtcccagaccagctggacccgatggccagttgtctgcagagtaagtgttgagcactgccaaagaacagaaagactcgtgcgcacagcttgcggtcagaatgacgtgcgcactgatacacaatgagacagtatagggcccaagtgataacgaggagtgacttttgccggcttcggtttttgtgatgaaataaatcactctttagcacacgtactgttttgggaagaaaaacgcgctaatttcttgaccccagcaaacaagccggactactttcgccttgaccaacactggacaagaactcggctcacaggacactgtcgggggtaagtcagtttgaatgcacgacactggttatggtgatgccatactgattcatgtcaaatatcccgaactatccctttaagtctcgttaacaaaaataattttttattctcgtcatatttttattttctggaagcagttttgtgcgtcatcgtcacgggaaaaaggggcgttaacgaaatattttcgtcatcgtcctggttaacgaaattaacactggatCACAGGTGACCTTATTATAGTGCTCGTGTTGATCTGTGACCTCGGCTGGTTTTCCTGACGCAGCCTTTAGAAAAGCACCGAAACGCTCAGCTGAACTTGCGGTGCTGCCGGCGGTGCTGCCGGCGGTGCTGCCGGCGGCCGTGTTTCAGTGAAGCGGGAGTCGTCCTCCCCGCTCGCACAGCTGgagcggcggcggcggctgAGTGGCTGAGTTTGATGGTGAAATCTTGCCAGAAACTTTGGAGAAATCCTAAACTGGACATGAAATGTGGTTTCAGTGCATTTATTCATGTTTCATAGAAGTGGGATTTAGCTCCATTTAGACTTCAGAAGGTACTAGTGTTGTTCCAATACCAAAATTTTGACTTCGATACGATACCTGCCATAAATAACTCGATACTGAACCGAGCGAGTATGAGCACAATCACTTCTGTTAGCATATTGGCTTTTGCTTAACAAGCTACTTTTCTGTCCAATATCGACGTTTGAACAATGAACACATTAATGACATTACACTTACACATTTAAAAtacttttctattttattttaaacaaaacatgccACTACATGGTGTATGCCATTACACTATGGTGGACAAACGTACGTCAGAGAATTGCAGTGAAGTATTTCAACCGTTACACTCAGAATAAatcatttagaaaatataaTTGCTagtgctgggcaacgattaaaatgtttaatctgattaatcacatgatttccctgattaatcacgattaatcgtatttgtacgcagaatccaaaaatgaatccaaaagtagtgtatagcttttagcatttagctttattttaaatgtgctgccatatgaatgaaagtgccataacatttgttgtgcaaacacacttttaacatcagcatctttctgtagtttttatgtagaagcctcgctccactgtctgtttccttgaatgacttgctgctatcagttgtgtgttttgcctttaagtgatattttagactggaactactacgctgagaagacaattcaacttggctgtgaacccaggagtttttttttttttttttaatttatttttaaatacgtgcttttatgttgaaacaagtaaaacaggaagtagcgccggttagctccgtgagcttcacacagagaccaaggagcacctgtagcggtctttcttttccggttccgcagcagagagcaacagacttttacaataataaaataaataataaaacctgcgttaatgtgcgataaaatgattaacaagttaacgcgataataacgagtttactcgcccagccctaataattgcCAAAATAAATAGCTGAATAGCTTTCTTCATGAACAATGAAATCCCAAATACACTCTCTCTCAACCTCTGAACTTCTGCAATATGTCAGCAGAAGGTGGGCAGGAGCTTCCGAACTTGTCGCCATCTCTAGCGTTACTCTCGGCTCgctgcacagacacagaacGTTATTTTAAGAGAAGTGTCGATATAAAAAAAGAACGTATCGAATCGTTTTTTTGCGTCGGGGTATCATGGTACCTTCTCCAACACCAGAAGGTAGGAATGTCTGTTTCAGGTGGTTCAGGGTCAAAGGTCAAGGGTCAGCTGCTTCTGTTGTGAGCCGGGTCCAGATGGGGGAGTCTCCCCTCTAAAATGCTGTTGTTCTGTCCTCAGGAGCGTCGGCTGCACCGTGGTGGAGATGCTGACGCAGCGGCCTCCCTGGGCGGAGTTCGAGGCCATGGCGGCCATTTTTAAAATCGCCACGCAGCCGACGAACCCGGTCCTCCCCGCCCACGTGTCAGACCACGGCCGAGAGTTTCTCAAACGGATCTTCGTGGAGACCAAGCAGCGTCCGTCTGCAGATGAGCTACTGAGGCACATCTTTGTACATTAACCCCGAGAACCGCCAAACACGGCCTTACCTGAGGGGGCGGTCCTGCCTCTGACTCCGCCCCCTCTCTGCAGAGACCGCTGGAAGAGGGCGGGGCTTCAGGCCGCCTGCTCTTCTGTCTCTGTTTGTATGAGACTCACAGAGGACCTGAaccttattttattttcctcCACAACGTGCACCTTAATTTCTGATGGAGGGGTGGAGCTCTTCTCCTGACGCCACCCAACGACTCTTTGGAAACGTCCCTTTTTTATGTTTGTACGATTTCTCTCTTCAACCCTTTTGGAGCGGGATGTGTTGGTGTGGACCTGCCCCCCATCTCGCTGACCCCAGAATGTAGTCAAAACCCAGAGCGGCGGCGATGGCGGGGCCTCCAGAGAGAGCCGAGTCCCTGGCGCCGAGTCCCAGCTGCCGAGTCCCTGCTGCGGAGTCCCAGCCGTGAAGTCCCAGCCGTGAAGTCCCTGCTGCGGAGTCCCTGCTGCGGAGTCCCAGCCGTGAAGTCCCTGCTGCGGAGTCCCTGCTGCGGAGTCCCTGCCGCCGAGTCTCTGCCGCCGAGTCCTTGCTGCCGAGTCTCTGCCGCCGAGTCCCAGCTGCCGAGTCTCTGCTGCGGAGTCCCTGCTGCGGAGTCCCAACCGCTGAGTCCCTGCTGCCGAGTCCCTGCTGCCGAGTCTCTGCCGCCGAGTCCCAGCTGCCGAGTCTCTGCTGCCGAGTCCCAACCGCGGAGTCCCTGCCGCGGAGTCCCTGCCGCCGAGTCCCTGCTGCCGAGTCCCAGCCGCCGAGTCCCAACCGCGGAGTCCCTGCCGCCGAGTCCCAGCCGCCGAGTCCCTGCTGCCGAGTCCCTGCTGCCGAGTCCCAGCCGCCGAGTCCCTGCTGCCGAGTCCCAGCCGCCGAGTCCCTGCTGCCGAGTCCCAGCTGCCGAGTCCCTGCTGCCGAGTCCCAGCCGCCGAGTCCCTGCTGCCGAGTCTTTGGATAAACTGCCCCCCCTCCTCTCGGTTGCCCTCCTCCTGGATAAACTGCCCCCCCTCCGTCAGCAGCTGATCTGGTTCTTGCCTTTCTGAGCAGAGACGGTTCTGATCCACTCAGCTCCCTCAGCCTCGGTGCTTCTCTTCAgctcttcttctctcttcttctctcttcttctcttctctgcttctcttcttcttctctcatctTCTCTTCTCTGCTTCTTGCTGACTCGGTTCTGCTGAGCAGCTCCAGCTCTGCAGACACTCGGCGTGTAAGGAACCAGTTAGCGGGACCAGACTTTAACATCCGAACCGTCAGAGTGAACGGCTCCAGCTCTGCAGAGTTCAGCTGCAGACTCGGACTGTTTCCACTTAAAGCAGCAGGGGTACGACCCGCAGCATCCCACCCGCTGCCGCGGTGCTTTGTGCTCGTTGTCCCGCCTCGTGCACTCCTCGTGCACTCCTCGTGCACTCCTGCAGGAGAAGATGTTTACAGGATCTCATTTAACCATCATCAGTTAAACTCGTCACTTTATCCGACTccctgctggggggggggggcaggttcTGCTTTTTAAAGGGGCAACCTGCAAGTTGCTCTGCTTTTTAAAGGGGCAACCTGCAAGTTGCTCTGCTTTTTAAAGGGGCAACCTGCAAGTAGCTCTGCTTTTTAAAGGGGCAACCAGCAGGTAGCTCTGCTTTTTAAAGGGGCAACCAGCAGGTTCTGCTTTTTAAAGGGGCAACCAGCAGGTTCTGCTTTTTAAAGGGGCAACCAGCAGGTTGCTCTGCTTTTTAAAGGGGCAACCAGCAGGTTGCTCTGCTTGTTGGTTACGGTGCGTAAAATGATCAAAACGACAGGTTTTTGGTACGACCCGTTTGTTGGCGTTCTCCTGACGGTTCTCCGGGTAAAGAGTCCACAGATGGCAGCTTGAGGGACGGCAGGAGGAACCCTTCTGAAGGCACTTAAACTGGTGTGAAAGCTTCATATCTCTGTTGCTCTGTGGTACGTGTGTCCCATCAGCTGCTGATTCCACACAGGCTGTGGAAGCTGAAGctcctcttttttcttttttctacattttaacAAAGACGTGTCCAAACAAAAAGTCCTGTAGACTGAACGTGCGTGGGCCTCTGGTCGGAGAAACTGTCTGGTACAGGTGGAGGTGAGACGTCAGCCCCCCAGCACTGCTAAACTTTGATTATGCACTATTGATGATCCACTGATGCTTTCTCACGGTCCCTCGTCGGCTGTCGCTGGAGCAGCTCGGTTCAGCCACCTTTTCTTTGCACATTTTAaagactgtttttatttttactgtgtgtgtgtgtgtgtgtgcgtgtgtgtgtgtgtgtgtgtgtgtgtgtgttgaaggtCCGGTTAACTTCTACTGAATGTATTGATGTGTCATTTTTACCATCAGGTGGCCTCCTTCACCACAGTGGTTTAACTCTTGGGTTCTTGTATTTGTCACCTGCAGATACACCTGTAGTTCTGTCTTTAGCCACTGCTGCCACACctggacgtgtgtgtgtgtgtgtgtgtgtgtgtgtgtgtgtgtgtgtgtgtgtgtgtgtgtgtgtgtgtgtgtgtgtgtgtgtgtgtgtgtgtgtgtgtgtgtgtgtgtgtgtgtgttcatgtgcatTTACTGCAGATTTTGCTCACTGGACACTGCGCCCAAAATGCCTCGAGCATTCTGACTGTAGGGGGTGAGAACATTGAAGCGATGATGACGAACCTGTACAGATGTGTGAAATAAATTGtcccctccttcttcttcttcatttttaaaaaaaggtactCTTATATCCCACATGTTCGGTCTCTGTGTATTGTAAAAGAAGCCATGTTTATAATTCTGATTGGTTTGTGACCAATACGCCTGTTTATATCAGATCTGTATATCAGTGGTACGCAtaattttttaatatatattttttattttcctttttctttttttaacggGAGATTTTATGCATGGTTGGGTCCTGAGAGACGCAGCGGTGCCGTCGAACGGTTGCTGTTTTTTGGCAAAATTCTGGAGTATTGCGACAGCTCGGTGTTCATAATTACAACAATTATGACTATgatgaaaacaataaaagataTTTATTTCACCTCATGTTTCCCTGTCTGTTGACTTCAGGAAGTGTCTCAACAAATAAGATTCCCACTGATTTGAGCTATTTAAAACGTGCTTTATAACAGTTCTGTGCTTGGTGTCTCGCTGCATATAAATAGCAACTGCACCCTGAAGGAGTAATCCGTgtagaaacaaaataaatgtgaataaaaatagGTAACATCAGTCTAACATTTGACCGAACCAGATTACCTGTTTGCTCTAATTATTTTCGGTGTTATAAAGACAACATTTAAATGGAAAAGGATCAACAAACAGCTTTAGTTTTCCTGAAAATGAGTGTACCATGGTGTTTAAAGTTGTGACTTAATAGACTGGCAGAGCTATCAAGAGTCCGTCTAAATCCCTCATAAAACTGTGAGATAATGTTGCCCATTAAGTTTTAAAGAGCCAGTTCAGCTAGCTACTCTGGCTACATCACAAACAGCCGAAGTGTTGTATTTATATTCAGGCGGGCATTTTTCTGCCCTCAAGTGGCCATAAATGGTAACTACAACAAGAGTAAAGCTGGCTACACTAAGCTACACTTCCTGTGACTctatcaaaataaaagtaatcGACTAAACATAAGAATTATCAGTGATTGTGTCCAAGTTAATGGAAGTTTATATTTACTGTCTCACGAGCGCAGGAAACAAAACCTAGGCAGAAATGCAGTCTATACAAAACCGGCCCCTAATTATAAGGCAGGGGGGCTTATGATTAACTTTAACATAGCTTATTAACTCATATCTATGGCACATTAATTACACATTCATAACATTGTAATACAGAATACAGAATCTTCTTGGTCCTTGGTCCttgctgaaaagaaaaaaggtcgtTCGGGGCAGCGATCCgcctacacccctatagtcatTAGTCGTTTTGGGGCAGCGATCCGCCTACACCATAATAGTCATTAGTCGTTTTTGGGGCAGCTGTCTgcctacacccctatagtcatTAGTCGTTTTGGGGCAGCTGTCTgcctacacccctatagtcatTAGTCGTTTTTGGGGCAGCTGTCTgcctacacccctatagtcatTAGTCGTTTTGGGGCAGCGATCCgcctacacccctatagtcattagtcgtttttggggcagcgatccgcctacacccctatagtcatTAGTCGTTTTGGGGCAGCGGTCCgcctacacccctatagtcatTAGTCGTTTTGGGGCATCGGTCCgcctacacccctatagtcattagtcgtttttggggcagcggtccgcctacacccctatagtcattagtcgtttttggggcagcgatccgcctacacccctatagtcatTAGTCGTTTTGGGGCAGCGGTCCgcctacacccctatagtcagtcgtttttggggcagcgatccgcctacacccctatagtcatTAGTCGTTTTGGGGCAGCGGTCCgcctacacccctatagtcattagtcgtttttggggcagcgatccgcctacaccccctatagtcattagtcgtttttggggcagcgatccgcctacacccctatagtcattagtcgtttttggggcagcgatccgcctacacccctatagtcattagtcgtttttggggcagcgatccgcctacacccctatagtcatTAGTCGTTTTGGGGCAGCGATCCgcctacacccctatagtcatTAGTCGTTTTGGGGCAGCGGTCCgcctacacccctatagtcatTAGTCGTTTTGGGGCAGCGGTCCgcctacacccctatagtcattagtcgtttttggggcagcggtccgcctacacccctatagtcattagtcgtttttggggcagcgatccgcctacacccctatagtcattagtcgtttttggggcagcgatccgcctacacccctatagtcatTAGTCGTTTTGGGGCAGCGATCCgcctacacccctatagtcatTAGTCGTTTTGGGGCAGCGGTCCgcctacacccctatagtcatTAGTCGTTTTGGGGCAGCGGTCCgcctacacccctatagtcattagtcgtttttggggcagcgatccgcctacacccctatagtcattagtcgtttttggggcagccgtccgcctacacccctatagtcatTAGTCGTTTTTGGGGCAGCCGTCCGCCTACACCATAATAGTCGTTAGTCGTTTTTGGGGCAGCCGTCCgcctacacccctatagtcGTTAGTCGTTTTTGGGGCAGCCGTCCGTctacacccctatagtcatTAGTCGTTTTGGGGCAGCGGTCCgcctacacccctatagtcGTTAGTCGTTTTTGGGGCATCGGTCCgcctacacccctatagtcgttagtcgtttttggggcagcggtccgcctacacccctatagtcatTAGTCGTTTTTGAGGCAGCCGTCCGTctacacccctatagtcatTAGTCGTTTTTGGGGCATCGGTCCgcctacacccctatagtcatTAGTCGTTTTTGGGGCATCGGTCCgcctacacccctatagtcatTAGTCGTTTTTTAAGCAGCGGTCCgcctacacccctatagtcattagtcgtttttggggcagcggtccgcctacacccctatagtcatTAGTCGTTTTTGGGGCAGCCGTCCGCCTACACCATAATAGTCATTAGTCGTTTTTGGGGCAGCCATCCgcctacacccctatagtcagtcgtttttggggcagccgtccgcctacacccctatagtcgttagtcgtttttggggcagcgatccgcctacacccctatagtcattagtcgtttttggggcagcggtccgcctacacccctatagtcattagtcgtttttggggcagcggtccgcctacacccctatagtcattagtcgtttttggggcagcgatccgcctacacccctatagtcatTAGTCGTTTTTGGGGCAGCCGTCCGCCTACACCCCTATAGTAGTTAGTCGTTTTTGGGGCAGCGATCCGTCTAGACCCCTATAGTCGTTAGTCGTTTTTGGGGCAGCGATCCGTCTACACCCCTATAGTCGTTAGTCGTTTTTGGGGCAGCCGTCCgcctacacccctatagtcgttagtcgtttttggggcagccgtccgcctacacccctatagtcgttagtcgtttttggggcagccgtccgcctacacccctatagtcgttagtcgtttttggggcagccgtccgcctacacccctatagtcGTTAGTCGTTTTTGGGGCAGCGGTCCGCCAACACCCCTATAGTCATTAGTCGTTTTTGGGGCAGCCGTCCgcctacacccctatagtcatTAGTCGTTTTTGGGGCAGCTGTCTgcctacacccctatagtcattagtcgtttttggggcagccgtccgcctacacccctatagtcgttagtcgtttttggggcagcgttccgcctacacccctatagtcgttagtcgtttttggggcagccgtccgcctacacccctatagtcgttagtcgtttttggggcagccgtccgcctacacccctatagtcatTAGTCGTTTTTGGGGCAGCGGTCCGCCAACACCCCTATAGTCATTAGTCGTTTTTGGGGCAGCCGTCCgcctacacccctatagtcatTAGTCATTTTTGGGGCAGCGGTCCGCCAACACCCCTATAGTCGTTAGTCGTTTTTGGGGCAGCCGTCCgcctacacccctatagtcGTTAGTTGTTTTTGGGGCAGCCGTCCgcctacacccctatagtcgttagtcgtttttggggcagccgtccgcctacacccctatagtcGTTAGTCGTTTTTGGGGCAGCGGTCCGCCAACACCCCTATAGTCATTAGTCGTTTTTGGGGCAGCTGTCCgcctacacccctatagtcgttagtcgtttttggggcagccgtccgcctacaccc from Odontesthes bonariensis isolate fOdoBon6 chromosome 11, fOdoBon6.hap1, whole genome shotgun sequence includes:
- the map3k2 gene encoding mitogen-activated protein kinase kinase kinase 2, whose product is MGESSFLASWVNRRAMMMDEQEALNSIMQDLAELHRSSRPATFLSDLNKPKASSPKNQNDVRVKFEFKGEKRILQFPRPVKLEDLRAKAKVAFGQTMDLHYTNNELVIPLTTQDDLDKAVELLDRSVHMKSLKILLVLQSSSQNSSSNMDLLPSHEELDNTGFRVADKKSMLALIGSHSTDRSSPPPGYIPDALQQVARNGSFTSINSEGEFIPESMDQMLDPLSMSSPENSASGSCPSLDSPLDSDYPKSRMPRAQSYPDNHQDFPEYDIPVFEKSGKGGTYPRRYGIPFGLQDYSDGRKTFPRARRTQVHGFRSPVSFSPTEQSPSTSSGSSVFTPDLEEAPGPARRRRGSDIEPNLNPPTAPTLSVMDISPPSRSPRAPTNWRLGKLLGQGAFGRVFLCYDADTGRELAVKQVQFDPESPETSKEVSALECEIQLLKNLCHERIVQYYGCLRDTMERTLSIFMEHMPGGSIKDQLKSYGALTENVTRRYTRQILEGVSYLHSNMIVHRDIKGANILRDSVGNVKLGDFGASRRLQTICLSGTGIKSVTGTPYWMSPEVISGEGYGRKADIWSVGCTVVEMLTQRPPWAEFEAMAAIFKIATQPTNPVLPAHVSDHGREFLKRIFVETKQRPSADELLRHIFVH